DNA sequence from the Colletotrichum higginsianum IMI 349063 chromosome 10, whole genome shotgun sequence genome:
CTTGCGCCCAGCACTAGGGACACCTCCAGACGATGCGATAGGAGAGATTTGAGGCGGGTCCTGCAACTTGGGCGAGGAGacgggctgctgctggtacATCTGCTGTTGAGGTGGTTGCTGGTACTGCTGGGgcggctgctgttgctgctggggcggctgctgctgctgctggtgaagttgctgctgctgctgttgctgctgaaCCGGTCGTTGTTGCTGTACGGCAGGTTGCTGAGCATACGGGGCAGTTTGCTGGTTCACTGCCGCGTAATCCGCAGGGTTGTACTTGCGCCCACCATAGGGGTCCTCTTGCTCTGCCTGCGCGGGATAGCCGGGACGTCCACCATACTGCCCGTAGTCCTGCGACTGGGGCTTTGGCTGCGAGGCCATCGTGCCGCTCATCgccgctgttgctgctgccgccgccgctgagcTGGAAGCGCGATCAGGGTGCGAAGGTCGCTGGCCCGGCGGCGACTGTTGCTGGTACATGAGCTTCGCGGCCTCGGTTGCTTCCGGAGAGCCCCCAGCATAAGGAGCCTGCCCACCACTATGAGGGGGGGAGCCCATGGTGCTAGTGGGGCTAGTTGGCTTCCTCAGCGTGCGATCGCTCAAGGAAGACGACGTCTTGTTCTTTGTGATCATCCTAGTTGTCTTGATACCCTCCAGAATTTGATTTGCCACGGCCATCGACATGCCGCAGAAGTCAGGAACAAGGTGAACACAAGCGGCGTGAGCGGTGAGACCACATTCTATACAAGATCAGATTTGTATGGATATCTTGAATTAGGAAACGAGACTTACCTGCGCACTTTCTGCAGTTCTTCTTGCCGAAGGGCAGGATGTAACCACAGTGGCAACACCAGTTGGCCGTCATGTTGGAGAAGGCCTGGAATCTGTGGGGGATGCGGTGGTTGATCTTTTCTTCGTCCGGGTCCGTCTCAGCGTTGCTCTTGCTAATGCACTTGGTGACAACGCTCGAGTAACACTTAGTATGGCAAGTGTACTTGCAGTCCTCGCACTGCATGCCGGTCGAGTACTTGAGGAAATCCCCGCAAAGAGCGCAGCGCATGATGTTGTAGAACTGGTGTTGGACAAACTTGTGGCCGTACATCTCGTGCACTTCCTCCTTGCGCTGACGAACGGCACCCACACGACCAAGACCCTGCAGGTTGACGGGGCGCCGGGCGTTGTTCTGTTTGAGGAAGCCCAAGGAAAGCTGGATCTGACCGGCGGGCTCGAGGTTGAACCAGCCGTCGATGGGCTGCTGAGCGATTGGGGGATTCGGCATGCCCCCAGGCGCCGGCTGGCCCTGCGCGCCCTGCTGAGCAAGGccgggagagggaggaggagcgccgAAGGACTGTTGCTGCGCAGGAGGGTTCATGGGAAACTGAGCCGGCGGGGCGCCCATCCTGTCGGCCGACACCCATCCAGAGCTGttgatctcggcctcgatcctctttcttctcatctcctcggcgatgtcggAAATGCGCACCCACAACATGGCGATGGGGATGGCATGCTCGCCGGGCTTGTCGTAGACGGTAAGCTCGATCTCGTTCGCCTTGTCAACATCGAGGGTGTGGTACTCGGCTTCCCACTTGTCGGTCCTGGTCACTCTCGTGCGGGCGACGACGTTATCCTCGACCTTGATGGCTATGAAGGTCTCGGGTCCCCGACTGAAGCGACTCATGGAAGCGTGATCGACATCCTTGATTTGACCAACGCGGATGGAGAGCTGACCAGTCAGAGGCTTGCGCAGGTTCGGCATGTTGATCGAATCATCTGTGGCGCACGGTTAGCGGCGATGCGGCGAGTGAAGGTGGCATAGCAGTGGCCCAAACTCACCGTCCTGGGCATCAGACGTGTCCATGTCGATGTGCAACTCCTCGTAGCGCTTCATGGCTTGCTTCAGCAGCAGGATCTTCTGCTTGGATTCAACCCTCCtagcggcggcatcggcccTGCTCTTGCGGTCCCCTTCCATGCCGTATAGCTGGACCATCTTCTCGATTCCCTTGAGGTACTGTTCCTCCACGTTGAGCTTGAACTGGATCTGCGACAGCATGAGTTGGATACGAGGACCGAGATACGGGGTGTCATATTTGATCAGGTCTAGGACGAAGCGGTCAGCAACTTCAGAGGGCAACTACGGGACGGGGCGTGAGGAGGATGCGCACCGAGCTTGGTGAAGTTAGGGCGCGACTTGGGGACGGACGAAGACGGGCCAGGGTTGGCATAAGGATGGCGGGGAGGCATCAGGTCGGCGTGGCCGCCAATCTGGCTGTACTGGACGTTGCCGCCAGAGGttgcggcgccggcgccgtatCCGCCGCGCTGGTCCCAGCCGGAATCCTTGGGAGGGGGCGGAGGCACGTCATCCATGTCGCCGCTGAGGGGCCTGCCGTCGCCGGAGGGGGAGCCGATAGACATGTTGTCCATACCGCGACGTAGCTGGGCCTCGCGAAGCTTCTCCTCAAAGAACTGCAGGTTCCGACGGCCATCGCGCATCTGAGAGTCGAGTCGTGATCGGACGGCCTCGTTGTTGGTCTGCGCTCTCATGGCATTGGCGGCATTGAGGAGGGCCTTTTCGCGCTCAATTTTCTTGAGGATATTCTGAATGGCATCTTCGTCGTTCATGGTGATGGCAAGGGTGCGCGACTCCACGCGCGGGGGggatgtggtggtggtatgATGTtatgttgttgttgttgtttttgaTCGGGAAAGGAAATATGCCCTGAAGCTGTGGAGAGTTGGGCTTGATGTGATGTCTCGGTTTTGCTTCGGTCACATCAAAGATGACACGGGCAACAAGCGAGTTGCGGGTGCGAGGTATGAGATATGGCACGACGCAAGGAGAGAGGGTGGACGTCTGCGATGGGGAGGTATGGCAAGGTGTGTTGTGGTATGGTATGGTGTGGTATGGTCAGGTATGATGGGATGGATACCGGAGGTTCGGCGTCGGAGGGGCTCGGGGCAGGTTGGCACAGCGGAGGGATCGGTCTGTCTGTCGGGGACTGTTACGACAGGAGATCGGTGGGTGCGGCCAGCCCTCGAGGAAGCGGTGTTGTTTTTTTCGCGGGTTGGGTTTGATGGTAAAAGATGTCGTCAGTGGATTTTAGAGCAGGACACAGGACTGGGGGGTTTCTCGGGAGGGGTCGGTTCTCTCATTCTCTTCGCGCTTTCACCAGTGCCTGTGCGTCGAGTGGAGGTGGgcgggcaaggaggaggaggagaagcaagAGGAGGGcccgaagaagagaggaggacgaggagatactagtgagagagagagagagagagtgggGGTGTCGAGATCGGTACTAGCACTTGATGTACTTGATGCTATCAGTCATTAGTCGAGGTACTTCTTGCCAAGTACTTGCTCTCACATCATTCTCAATGCCCACCGTCTAATTAGCGtcctcctcctactcccTATCTTTCACCTCCAGTCCTGCGAGAGACAGGCAGGGCAAGACTTGGAGGAAGATGGAAAGTACGTACCTCTTTTGGAGggggacgacgacctgaACAGCTGAGATGGAttggatggatgggatg
Encoded proteins:
- a CDS encoding Calcium-independent protein kinase C, with the translated sequence MNDEDAIQNILKKIEREKALLNAANAMRAQTNNEAVRSRLDSQMRDGRRNLQFFEEKLREAQLRRGMDNMSIGSPSGDGRPLSGDMDDVPPPPPKDSGWDQRGGYGAGAATSGGNVQYSQIGGHADLMPPRHPYANPGPSSSVPKSRPNFTKLDLIKYDTPYLGPRIQLMLSQIQFKLNVEEQYLKGIEKMVQLYGMEGDRKSRADAAARRVESKQKILLLKQAMKRYEELHIDMDTSDAQDDDSINMPNLRKPLTGQLSIRVGQIKDVDHASMSRFSRGPETFIAIKVEDNVVARTRVTRTDKWEAEYHTLDVDKANEIELTVYDKPGEHAIPIAMLWVRISDIAEEMRRKRIEAEINSSGWVSADRMGAPPAQFPMNPPAQQQSFGAPPPSPGLAQQGAQGQPAPGGMPNPPIAQQPIDGWFNLEPAGQIQLSLGFLKQNNARRPVNLQGLGRVGAVRQRKEEVHEMYGHKFVQHQFYNIMRCALCGDFLKYSTGMQCEDCKYTCHTKCYSSVVTKCISKSNAETDPDEEKINHRIPHRFQAFSNMTANWCCHCGYILPFGKKNCRKCAECGLTAHAACVHLVPDFCGMSMAVANQILEGIKTTRMITKNKTSSSLSDRTLRKPTSPTSTMGSPPHSGGQAPYAGGSPEATEAAKLMYQQQSPPGQRPSHPDRASSSAAAAAATAAMSGTMASQPKPQSQDYGQYGGRPGYPAQAEQEDPYGGRKYNPADYAAVNQQTAPYAQQPAVQQQRPVQQQQQQQQLHQQQQQPPQQQQQPPQQYQQPPQQQMYQQQPVSSPKLQDPPQISPIASSGGVPSAGRKPLPLATDPGTGQRIGLDHFNFLAVLGKGNFGKVMLAETKRSKRLYAIKVLKKEFIIENDEVESIRSEKRVFLIANRERHPFLTNLHACFQTETRVYFVMEYISGGDLMLHIQRGQFGTKRAQFYAAEVCLALKYFHENGVIYRDLKLDNILLTLDGHIKIADYGLCKEDMWFGSTTSTFCGTPEFMAPEILLDKKYGRAVDWWAFGVLIYQMLLQQSPFRGEDEDEIYDAILADEPLYPIHMPRDSVSILQKLLTREPDQRLGSGPTDAQEIMNQPFFRNINWDDIYHKRVAPPFLPQIKSATDTSNFDSEFTSVTPVLTPVQSVLSQAMQEEFRGFSYTSDFD